The Psychrobacter sp. 28M-43 genome segment CTACTAGGCATTGCCACTAGCTTTGCGACCTTAGCCGGTATCATTAAGCATTTATTGGACAACCAACCATTGCTTATTTGGTCATTCTTTTTTGGACTGGTCGTCGCAACGGTATTTATCTTACTTAGTGAAATTAAGCGCTGGAATATAGGACGTGTCGCACTGTTTGCGACTGGGCTTATTGCTGCCGTAGTCATCAGTAGTATGCCGTTACTCACGACCACGCCTAGCTTACCGTATTTGTTTTTTGCAGGGGCAATTGCTATTTGTGCCATGATCCTACCAGGGATATCAGGGTCGTTTATTTTGCTATTGCTAGGCGCTTACGATGCAGTATTAGAAGCAGTCGATACGATGAATCTGAGTGCCATTTTCACAGTCATTGCGGGTATGGCGACTGGGCTATTGCTATTCACGCGCGCACTTAAGTGGCTGCTCTCGCATTATTATCAGGCTACCTTGGCATTGCTGACAGGCTTTATTGCAGGCTCTCTAATAAAAGTATGGCCATGGAAAGTAGATGCGCTAGGCTCACTAAATACTGAAGCTGTCCATAATGTCATGCCATGGCAATACCCTACTGGCGCACAGTGGTCAACGACAGTAGGACTTATGCTACTCGGTGCTATTCTAGTTTCGCTATTATCGTGGTGGGGTAATCGTACCAATCGAGGCTAAGTATTTAGCAAACTAACAATCCTGTTTGCTAGTTTGGATTGGTTTGCTAGCTAATAAATATATTCCTAGACTAGCAAAACCATTTCCGTACTACTCAAAATAAGCGCCACCCCTCACGGCGCTTAGCCTAATATCTAGCCATCAAATATCGCAAAACAAGCCAAAAAACCAAACGTCAACGGTTGTCGCAAAGTCGCCTGCACCCTCTTCAGCTTTACTCAATAACCTCTCATAATAGTCTCATTGGAATTCACCTTATGAATAGCGAGATGAATGATGTTAATGACTATATTTTCTTTTATCGGTGTAGAGGCATGGAGCGGCGCGGCATGGCTTGGTTATGGACTGCTAGCCAGTTTAGTAGTGGTGCTCGCCTTGTCGTCATATCGTTGGCTACTGCTATATCTGTTTGGCGGTATGGCTTACTGGTTCACCGTTGAGTTGATTCAGAATATACTAGCAGGTCGTCCTATGTTGATGGAGCTATCATCATGGCATCGCTATATCATCGCTATGGGCATCAGTTGGTTACCATTAGCAGCTTGGGTACTGTATCGGGCATTACGCTATGATGATGTGAGCCAAACAGTTAGTCAGCAACGTGAGCTAGAAGCCGCACGCTATATCGAACACACACCTGTCTACGATGATAACTATCAGCCACGTTTCCGTTAAAACTGTCCTATTTATATCTCTGTTTGTCTATATCAATACCTTGCTTACGTCAGTGACATCGAATGTTACAAGATACTTAACGCTCTCTACTTAACTCCTAAAGAGTTGACACCCTATGATAGTTTATAATCCAGTTATATATTTGTCATAAAAACTGGTATAAAGTACGCTTTATTTTTATGCCTCATTTCTTTAGGAGTTCTGCTATGTTTACTGTTCCTGTATTAGATATCAAATCTGATCCATTAGATGCTTTATTGGCTGTCGTTGGCTATCGTTTGTCTATGTTAGCTGATAGCGATAACGAAGATGTCAAAGCGTTATTCGCTGATCGTCAAGTTACGATTGAGTTTGCTAGTACTGAGTCTGATATCGCCCGTTCTTTTAGCTTTGACAATGGACAATTCAGTCAACAAAGCGGCCATGCAAAAGAAGCCGACTTGACCATCACTTTCAAAGACTCTATGACTGGCGTTAGACTGCTAACCAAAGGTAGCTTGCCTGCCTTTATGACTGCTGTACAAGAAGGTAACTTGAGCATTGAAGGCGACTATAGCCTAATGATGTGGTTCAACAAACTTGCCAAGCATATCGTTCCAGCTATTCCAGAAGAGTGCAAACCATATATCCAAAAAGCCAAACCTTACGCTTATAAAGCACAGAAATTTGCTGAGCATTGGGTTGGTATCGCCAAGCACAAACTTGGTAAATAAAAAGAATGGTGCACTGAGCGGTAGTCATTGGTAGAATGGATGATATAGAACTAAATAGCCAAACGTATAGTTACTATTTATGTGCGCTACTGTGACAATTATACATACTGTCTAGCAGTGTTCTGATTTTCTAAAAAGGTTGCGGTATACTATACGGCAACCTTTTTTGTTACCTTATAAATGACAATAGATAAAAACATTGGTTTTATTTAATACCCTCTAATTCTTATAAAAGGACTTACCTTATGGCAGGATTGCTTAGCATCTCCGAACCTGACGCCACCCAGCCAACTGATGTAGCCACTCAGCCAGATACGACCAAGAGTGATTTTTTGGCCAGTCTAGCCACAGACGCGACTCAAACTGATAGTAAAATAGCCACCACGTATAGCCGTGAAGAAATCGCGCAACTGTTTGATTTACCTCTAATGGACTTGCTGTTACAAGCACAAACCATCCATAGAAAGCATTTTACTGCCAATGAAGTACAGATCAGCACGCTACTCTCTATCAAAACGGGCAACTGCCCTGAAGATTGCGGCTACTGCTCACAGTCAGGTCATCATCGCGACACAACCAAACTACAAGCAGAAAAGCGCATAGAAGTTGATAAAGTCATCGCAGCGGCCAAACGCGCCAAAAACAGTGGCTCATCACGCTTCTGCATGGGTGCCGCGTGGAAACACCCAAGTGCTAAAGACATGCCTTATGTGGTTGAGCTGATCAAAGAAGTGAAAGCATTGGGACTTGAGACTTGTATGACACTGGGTATGCTCGATACCAATCAAGCGACACAGTTGGCCGATGCAGGGTTAGATTACTACAACCATAACCTAGATACTTCGCGCAGTTACTATGAACAAGTCGTTAGCACGCGTAGCTATGATGAGCGTTTAGACACGATAGAAAACGTGCGTAACTCTGGCATTAATGTCTGTAGTGGTAATATCGTTGGTATGGGCGAAAGCCGTGATGACCGCATCGATTGGGTACTTGAGCTGCTAAAAATGCCAAAAGCGCCTGAATCAATTCCAGTCAACTTACTGGTGCCTATTGCAGGTACACCGATTGGGGACAAAGTATTGGCCGAAGGTCAGCTGTCTGTACTTGAGTGGATTCGTACTATTGCGGTCGCCCGTATTTGCTGCCCGACTAGCTACGTGCGCCTATCTGCTGGTCGCGAAAGCCTATCTGATTCTGAGCAAGCATTAGCCTTTATGGCAGGTGCTAACTCATTCTTTTATGGTGATAAGCTTCTTACCACTGGTAATGCAAGTCAATCAGGCGACGATAGACTCTTGCGTGAGCTTGGCCTTACCAAACAGTTTGCCGCACCAAGAGCGCCTAAAGTACTGCCTGTTATGGATGCGATGAATGGTCATCAAACACAAGTTGTATTGGCAGAGTAGGCCCACGCTAAAAAATACAAGCTAAGCAAGAGAAACTATGATGGCAGATTATTTTAACTGGATTAAAGCGGCGCACATTATCTCGATGGTCTGCTGGTTTGCGGCGATATTTTATTTGCCGCGCCTGTTTGTCTATCATGCGATGAGCGACGATAGCATCAGCCATGAGCGCTTTGCCATTATGGAGCGCAAGCTATATCGCGGTATCATGACCCCATCGATGATAGCGACATGGATTTTTGGTCTATGGATGTTAGGACTGGGCTGGGATGTCTATAAAACCCAAGGTTGGCTACACGTCAAATTGCTATTAGTAGTGCTGCTGTCAGGCTATCATGGCGCTTGCGGCTTTTATCGTAAAAAGCTGATAGATAATCCACACTATAAAACGCATAAATTCTGGCGCTGGTTTAACGAAGTGCCTGTCTTCGCCTTAGTGATTATCGTTATTCTCGTCGTGGTAAAACCGTTTTAGATTCAGAAAAACCATTTAACCTGTAAAGCAAAAGCGTCCGCAACTTCAATGAGTTGCGGACGCTTTTTTATTCAATTATAGAACAGGTTGTCAAACTGGAGATATCGAACACTAAACACTAGGGCGCATAATTTGATAAACATTGCTTAAGTCATAAACGCGATAACGAGCTGGTTCACGGCGATTTTCGCCAGCATAACTCAGTATCAATGCCTGCTTGGCACGCTCATCGACCCAACCGACAAACAGTCCACTATGCTCGACGCCATTGTAACCATGATTGATATAATAGAGCCAGTCGCCTGCTTCAATCTCACTGCTACTAGCATAGGGCCCTTGCGCATAAGTGCCTTTGTGTATGGTATTACGCGATACCCCTGCCCGATTAAATACAGCATTTAAATAATCCCAGCAGCCACCTTGAATAATCGTGCGCTCATTAAGTGCCATTTTGCGGGCGGTACTGACCACCTCACGTGCTGCCATACTACTCTGCGTCTCGGCATTGCTCAATAGCGGTAGATACTCGCTATCGACATTGTCATAGTTGCCTGATAAAAACGCTGGTAAGACTGTAGGTGCTGAACGCTGTACCTCAGGATAACGATAGGACGTATTCATCGTTGGTTGAATAGATTTTTGGGCAATAAGCATACTCATACTATCTGCATGGGCTTGCCCTACCATGCCGCAGGTAAATAGGAATAAACCGCACGACGCGGCGACTGATGGTATAGACAAACGCAGCATGACTAACTCCTTGTCAATAGATCTCAATGACAGTATCAATAATAAGAAGGATAAATTTTATAATCCTACTTATAAACCATTTGCGCACAAATCTGCAAGCACTATTCGCTTGCGTCAGGTGATAGACGGTATGAATATACTGATAGATGACAATATTGTAGAGGCACATCCAGTGAAATTTAAAATGACACTTGAGTTTGAAATTCAGATAATACGAAGACAATAGCTATGTTTTCATAAAGTATGAAATTGAGGAAAGATACTAATTACTCTTCATTTTAATATTTACATGACGTTTCGTTAGCGCTTGCCCTTCTAAGATAGCTTTCGCAGCTTTTGCTTCTTGAGCACTCTCAAAACCGGTAATATGATATTTGCAAACGTCACTGCTATCGACAATCTGTAATTGCTCGCCAATCAGCGTTATCTTATCACCATCCGTTAAATTAATATGCTCACGCTTACCTAGATTGTCATGGACCAACTCGCCAGCCCTTACCCACAATGTACCGCTGCTAATCATACCGCTCATGGCTTTCTTATGCTGTTGGCGCTTTTTATTAAAAATAAAGCTACCAATAATAAGCAGTGCAAGCGCACCGATGGCTAAACGCTCAGGCAACAAACTCATCGCCATGGCGACTGCGACGGCCCCTATCAATAGTGCAGAACCAAACCAAAACATGCCATTATCAGCAGCATTTGATTGCCCTTGTAAGGTGATTTTGGCGCCATCATCAGTCAGCTTTAGCATGTGTTGTTACCTATTACGTAATGTACGAATATTTTCTATTAAAAAACTGCCTATTAGCAGCTAACAGGCAGTTATTGACACTAAAAACAAAGAAAGTGTGTTATATCTAAGCGCTAGTCTACCAACCAAGCGCCGTCTGTTGCATTTTAATCAATTCGGCAATGCCTTTTTCAGCTAATGACAGCATAGCATCTGCTTGAGCACGAGTGAACGGCTTTTCTTCAGCAGTACCTTGCAGCTCAATGTACTCACCTTTTTGGGTCATCACGACGTTCAAGTCGGTATCGCAGCTAGAGTCTTCTTCGTAGTTCAGATCCAGATATGCTTCGCCATCTTTCATACCAACAGAAACCGCAGCAACCAATCCGATTAGCGGATCTGCTTTAAGTTTTTTGGCCTTTTGGATACTCTCTAGCGCATCGATAAGCGCAATCGCAGCACCAGTGATACTAGCCGTACGAGTACCACCATCCGCTTGCAACACATCGCAATCAAGATAGATGGTGTTTTCACCAAGTTTACTCAGATCAATCATGGCACGTAAGCTACGACCGATCAAACGCTGAATCTCTTGCGTACGACCTGATTGCTTACCGCGAGCCGCTTCACGCTGATTGCGCGTGTTGGTCGCACGTGGCAACATACCATACTCAGCTGTGATCCAACCTTTGCCTTTACCTTTGAGCCAACGCGGCACACCAGACTCTACACTGGCAGTACATAGTACCTTGGTATCGCCAAAACTTACCAATACTGACCCTTCAGCATGCTTCGTATAATGGCGCTCAAAGCTGATCGAGCGAAGTTGGTCAAGCTCACGATTGTCAATACGCATAAAAATTCCTAGTACAATGTTATAAAAGCAGTGTCATAAAAATACCTATCAGTCGTTAGCAAACACATTGATAGGTATGTAGTCGACTAAAATCTTAAGATATCCTAACGTGACAACGGCGCAATAGCAAGATTCGCACCTGCCATTACGCCACCATTATCAATAGAATGTCAGATATAAACTATTCTAACCCTTCCATCTTACGCAATTCCTTACGTAGGATTTTGCCAACGTTCGACTTTGGTAATTCGTCAACGAACTGTATATGACGTGGGCGCTTATAGCCAGTTAGTTGTTTTTTGCCATATTCCAATAGCTCTTTTTCAGTCACATTGCCTTTTTTAACCACAAACAGCTTTGGCTCTTCGCCGCGATCATCGTTTGGTACACCAATAGCACCGCATTCTACGACTGCTGGATGCTCACTCATCGCCTCTTCGATTTCGTTTGGATAGACATTAAAACCAGACACCAAAATCATGTCTTTTTTGCGATCGACAATTTTGATAAAGCCTTTTTCGTCCATAATGCCGATATCGCCCGTTTTTAAGTAACCGCTAGCCGTAAAGGATTCAGCAGTTTCTTTCGGACGATTCTGATAACCAATCATAACCTGTGGACCTTTTACACAGATTTCACCGCGATCGCCCATGGCTACTATATTTTCGTCATCATCAATGAGTACGATATCAGTACTAGGTGCAGGAATACCGATTTTTCCAGTAAATTCTGCAATAGTCATCGGATTAAAAGCTACGACAGGTGAGGTCTCAGACAAGCCATAAC includes the following:
- a CDS encoding DUF368 domain-containing protein, encoding MTAPQSPRPIQPSAPTPLEQDKVPLRTDSPKQLVGIYVRGMAMGAADIVPGVSGGTIALIAGIYERLINALGSIGPNLWTIFRQEGGIKGFAAIWRQVDATFLLCLLLGIATSFATLAGIIKHLLDNQPLLIWSFFFGLVVATVFILLSEIKRWNIGRVALFATGLIAAVVISSMPLLTTTPSLPYLFFAGAIAICAMILPGISGSFILLLLGAYDAVLEAVDTMNLSAIFTVIAGMATGLLLFTRALKWLLSHYYQATLALLTGFIAGSLIKVWPWKVDALGSLNTEAVHNVMPWQYPTGAQWSTTVGLMLLGAILVSLLSWWGNRTNRG
- the aciT gene encoding AciT family ciprofloxacin tolerance protein, which gives rise to MTIFSFIGVEAWSGAAWLGYGLLASLVVVLALSSYRWLLLYLFGGMAYWFTVELIQNILAGRPMLMELSSWHRYIIAMGISWLPLAAWVLYRALRYDDVSQTVSQQRELEAARYIEHTPVYDDNYQPRFR
- a CDS encoding SCP2 sterol-binding domain-containing protein; its protein translation is MFTVPVLDIKSDPLDALLAVVGYRLSMLADSDNEDVKALFADRQVTIEFASTESDIARSFSFDNGQFSQQSGHAKEADLTITFKDSMTGVRLLTKGSLPAFMTAVQEGNLSIEGDYSLMMWFNKLAKHIVPAIPEECKPYIQKAKPYAYKAQKFAEHWVGIAKHKLGK
- the hemJ gene encoding protoporphyrinogen oxidase HemJ, which codes for MADYFNWIKAAHIISMVCWFAAIFYLPRLFVYHAMSDDSISHERFAIMERKLYRGIMTPSMIATWIFGLWMLGLGWDVYKTQGWLHVKLLLVVLLSGYHGACGFYRKKLIDNPHYKTHKFWRWFNEVPVFALVIIVILVVVKPF
- the bioB gene encoding biotin synthase BioB; protein product: MATTYSREEIAQLFDLPLMDLLLQAQTIHRKHFTANEVQISTLLSIKTGNCPEDCGYCSQSGHHRDTTKLQAEKRIEVDKVIAAAKRAKNSGSSRFCMGAAWKHPSAKDMPYVVELIKEVKALGLETCMTLGMLDTNQATQLADAGLDYYNHNLDTSRSYYEQVVSTRSYDERLDTIENVRNSGINVCSGNIVGMGESRDDRIDWVLELLKMPKAPESIPVNLLVPIAGTPIGDKVLAEGQLSVLEWIRTIAVARICCPTSYVRLSAGRESLSDSEQALAFMAGANSFFYGDKLLTTGNASQSGDDRLLRELGLTKQFAAPRAPKVLPVMDAMNGHQTQVVLAE
- the rph gene encoding ribonuclease PH, which gives rise to MRIDNRELDQLRSISFERHYTKHAEGSVLVSFGDTKVLCTASVESGVPRWLKGKGKGWITAEYGMLPRATNTRNQREAARGKQSGRTQEIQRLIGRSLRAMIDLSKLGENTIYLDCDVLQADGGTRTASITGAAIALIDALESIQKAKKLKADPLIGLVAAVSVGMKDGEAYLDLNYEEDSSCDTDLNVVMTQKGEYIELQGTAEEKPFTRAQADAMLSLAEKGIAELIKMQQTALGW